The Hippocampus zosterae strain Florida chromosome 20, ASM2543408v3, whole genome shotgun sequence genome contains a region encoding:
- the LOC127593185 gene encoding nuclear mitotic apparatus protein 1-like, whose amino-acid sequence MSDKKNPSKSEKKPTVPSRENEPEKKIVICNRGLLYNVRVPREEAHDDPLSLSASEYDRILARARDPSFLAKEKESGAKASQIKNDDTRAAEERKRQMIEKDARLVKKEVRTDEECKKQNFERYRRMRCKAQMENDNQIHKLDTCIQRCKIQAELDTQLEWKKHCEAVEISKEKAEFELVRRCHRDAHFKHEEKERRRKEEGRRYLDALKGQIKEKEHAAAARRREWLDMAQEVSDEVCLENTCIDELKEERLSELRASGIGDKYCNYAKRKTKQVEAKSKHFQYHAQ is encoded by the coding sequence ATGAGCGACAAAAAGAACCCTTCCAAATCAGAGAAGAAACCGACCGTTCCTTCCCGTGAAAAcgagcccgaaaaaaaaattgtgatctgTAACCGAGGACTCCTTTACAATGTTCGAGTTCCACGCGAGGAAGCGCACGACGATCCACTAAGTCTTTCGGCGTCCGAGTACGATAGAATCCTCGCGAGAGCCAGGGACCCGAGTTTCCTGGCCAAGGAGAAAGAGAGCGGGGCAAAGGCTTCTCAAATCAAAAACGACGACACTCGGGCCGCAGAAGAAAGGAAACGGCAGATGATCGAGAAGGACGCTCGCCTCGTGAAGAAAGAGGTACGAACGGACGAGGAGTGCAAGAAGCAGAACTTTGAACGTTACCGGCGCATGCGGTGCAAAGCTCAAATGGAGAACGACAATCAGATTCACAAGCTGGACACCTGCATTCAGCGTTGTAAGATCCAGGCTGAGCTGGACACCCAACTCGAGTGGAAAAAGCACTGCGAGGCCGTCGAGATTTCCAAAGAGAAGGCCGAGTTCGAGCTGGTGCGCAGGTGTCATCGGGACGCGCACTTCAAACACGAGGAGAAGGAGAGGAGGCGTAAGGAGGAGGGACGCCGCTACCTCGACGCACTCAAAGGGCAAATAAAGGAAAAGGAGCACGCTGCGGCCGCCAGGCGTCGGGAGTGGCTCGACATGGCCCAAGAGGTGTCCGACGAGGTTTGCCTGGAAAATACGTGCATCGATGAGCTCAAGGAGGAGAGACTGAGCGAGCTCAGAGCTTCTGGGATTGGGGACAAATACTGCAATTATGCCAAAAGGAAAACCAAACAAGTCGAAGCTAAATCCAAACATTTCCAGTACCATGCGCAGTGA